A genomic stretch from Spiroplasma endosymbiont of Clivina fossor includes:
- a CDS encoding IS1/IS1595 family N-terminal zinc-binding domain-containing protein produces MEKIIQELVNTLTDDQFLEFYEKVKQQAELIKKQKRLNEIDQKFRAQGIKCPKCESYHCVKNGHNSEGKQKYLCKNCRASFDAFRNHFIYWSHLNYEQWNLLIQISLLGQSSKTIFRFIKTTLKTAWYNRQKLMKSKQLENTQLKFKKLSGKIQIDETFIKEIHKGNFKYKTDPRRIHLDPFATNTKCCIQMAIDNNNNIYVKSTNTKRLQKQWVIENMNKELINENSIITSDMQKLYFLVAKQTNSTLCVTKTTINPEASYRNLNKISKLQSSLKEALIHYHGLGFTNIQNYLNRLLAKLIW; encoded by the coding sequence ATGGAAAAAATAATTCAAGAACTAGTAAATACTTTAACAGATGATCAATTTTTAGAATTTTATGAAAAAGTCAAACAACAAGCAGAATTAATAAAAAAACAAAAACGGTTAAATGAAATTGATCAAAAATTTAGAGCGCAAGGTATTAAATGCCCTAAATGTGAATCTTACCATTGCGTTAAAAATGGACATAATTCAGAAGGAAAACAAAAATATTTATGTAAAAATTGCCGTGCAAGTTTTGACGCTTTTCGTAATCATTTTATTTATTGAAGTCATTTAAATTATGAACAATGAAATTTATTGATTCAAATTTCATTGCTGGGGCAATCTAGTAAAACAATTTTTCGTTTTATTAAAACTACATTAAAAACTGCTTGATATAATCGTCAAAAATTAATGAAATCAAAACAATTAGAAAATACCCAATTAAAATTTAAAAAATTATCTGGTAAAATCCAAATCGATGAAACATTTATTAAAGAAATCCATAAAGGAAATTTCAAATATAAAACTGATCCACGAAGAATTCACCTTGACCCATTCGCAACTAATACTAAATGCTGTATTCAAATGGCAATTGATAATAATAACAATATTTATGTTAAATCCACAAACACCAAACGTTTACAAAAACAATGAGTTATTGAAAATATGAACAAAGAATTAATTAACGAAAATTCAATTATTACTTCTGATATGCAAAAATTATATTTTTTAGTAGCAAAACAAACAAATTCTACTTTATGTGTAACTAAAACAACAATTAATCCTGAAGCTAGTTATCGTAACTTAAATAAAATCAGTAAATTACAATCTAGTCTTAAAGAAGCCTTAATTCATTATCATGGTTTAGGTTTTACTAATATTCAAAATTATTTAAATAGACTTCTTGCAAAATTAATATGATAA
- a CDS encoding Asp-tRNA(Asn)/Glu-tRNA(Gln) amidotransferase subunit GatC, which yields MENITSELLQEITNNLMLELEEEEYKLLAEEFYVVLEQMKLVQTIDVEGYEPMHYPFLNSQHLLREDDNVMINEQSLVLQNAWEVKDDYIVINRVVE from the coding sequence GTGGAAAATATTACTTCGGAATTATTACAAGAAATTACTAATAATTTAATGCTAGAGTTGGAAGAGGAAGAGTATAAGTTATTAGCAGAAGAGTTTTATGTTGTTTTAGAACAAATGAAGTTAGTACAGACAATTGATGTAGAAGGTTATGAACCAATGCATTATCCATTTTTAAATTCGCAACATTTATTACGCGAAGATGATAATGTAATGATTAATGAACAATCACTTGTTTTGCAAAATGCGTGAGAAGTAAAAGATGATTATATTGTTATTAATAGGGTGGTTGAATAA
- a CDS encoding transposase family protein gives MKTQVIIEKDSKKIISSDFSYGKNHDFKILKDSKIKFLPETTVLVDLGYQGIQKINHNVLIPKRKSKKNPLNKEEKQNNERISKMRIVIENVFAILKKFKIISEKYRNRRKRFALRFNLIASIYNLQLLV, from the coding sequence ATAAAAACACAAGTTATAATTGAAAAAGATAGTAAAAAAATTATTAGTTCTGATTTTTCTTATGGTAAAAACCATGACTTTAAAATTTTAAAAGATTCAAAAATTAAATTTTTACCAGAAACAACTGTTTTAGTGGATTTAGGTTATCAAGGCATACAAAAAATTAATCATAATGTTTTAATTCCTAAAAGAAAATCAAAGAAAAACCCTTTAAATAAAGAAGAAAAGCAAAATAATGAGCGAATTTCAAAAATGAGAATTGTTATTGAAAATGTTTTTGCTATACTTAAAAAATTTAAAATTATTAGTGAAAAATATCGAAATCGTAGAAAAAGATTTGCTTTAAGATTTAATTTAATAGCTTCAATTTATAATTTACAACTATTAGTTTAA
- a CDS encoding Mbov_0401 family ICE element transposase-like protein: MLEINNNLKTPENKHWLNLFTTHKNMYTNKCEQLANEYEKLDEYLYLHHYRLKQGYKVVHFATRTIITIFGDVIFKRRRYKYWNQKSGKFEYVCLLDKEIGLLPKQRIYFDVQFKVLSLLGDGKRYRDVLDALNHCYISKASISNVLNKYDIAEYFQLAEKETKNRIDVKNKNLYIQLDETFLATLDQKVKQDQRIRLVTFHTGHKEKNYKNARRELENKRGHFLMLKVGKRINTMDYRDLLIKELQKHYVNINYDKIIVCGDGDTWIREIANSFGNVRYILDGYHAIKKLKQTAFNIIFENRKVTLNSWIKLYKDGNNQKLIKNIRNDAKNELNKDIKTNLRKASNYFSNNKHGIHNQNLEWNIGCSIESDVSHLVKQQLGYGAKIYNHKNLNNLLHLRMANLNKLNVLHYINENINSEIEIRKEIYKNSLWNKYNNKNDDSWINYKGNAVTNKYNRFK, encoded by the coding sequence ATGTTAGAAATTAATAATAATTTAAAAACCCCAGAAAATAAGCATTGATTAAACTTATTTACAACCCATAAAAATATGTACACCAACAAATGTGAACAACTAGCTAATGAATACGAAAAATTAGATGAATACCTATATTTACATCATTATCGGTTAAAACAAGGTTATAAAGTAGTTCATTTTGCAACAAGAACAATTATTACAATTTTTGGTGATGTTATTTTTAAACGACGCCGATATAAATATTGAAATCAAAAATCAGGTAAATTTGAATATGTATGTTTATTAGATAAAGAAATTGGTTTACTGCCCAAACAACGCATTTATTTTGATGTCCAATTTAAAGTTTTAAGTCTTTTGGGTGATGGTAAACGCTATCGCGATGTTTTAGATGCTCTAAATCATTGTTATATTTCAAAAGCTAGTATTTCGAATGTTTTAAATAAATATGATATTGCTGAATATTTTCAACTAGCAGAAAAAGAAACTAAAAATAGAATTGATGTCAAAAATAAGAATTTATATATTCAACTAGATGAGACATTTTTAGCGACATTAGATCAGAAAGTTAAACAAGACCAGAGAATTCGTTTAGTTACTTTTCATACCGGACATAAAGAAAAAAATTATAAAAATGCTCGTAGAGAATTAGAAAACAAACGAGGTCATTTTCTAATGTTAAAAGTTGGTAAACGAATAAATACGATGGATTATCGTGATTTATTAATTAAAGAATTACAAAAACATTATGTGAATATTAATTATGACAAAATAATTGTTTGTGGTGATGGTGATACTTGAATTAGAGAAATTGCTAATAGTTTCGGTAATGTTAGATATATTTTAGATGGTTATCACGCTATTAAAAAATTAAAACAAACGGCATTTAATATTATTTTTGAAAATCGCAAAGTAACATTAAATAGTTGAATTAAATTATATAAGGATGGAAATAATCAAAAATTAATCAAAAACATTCGTAATGATGCTAAAAATGAATTAAATAAAGATATTAAAACAAATTTAAGAAAGGCGAGTAATTATTTCAGTAATAATAAGCATGGTATTCATAACCAAAATTTAGAATGAAATATCGGTTGTAGCATTGAAAGTGATGTATCGCATTTAGTAAAACAACAATTAGGCTATGGGGCAAAAATATATAATCATAAGAATTTAAATAATTTATTACATTTAAGAATGGCAAATTTAAACAAATTAAATGTATTACATTACATTAATGAAAATATTAATTCAGAAATAGAAATCAGAAAAGAAATATATAAAAATTCATTATGAAATAAATATAATAATAAAAATGACGATAGTTGAATTAATTATAAAGGTAATGCTGTAACAAATAAATATAATAGATTTAAGTAA
- a CDS encoding amidase family protein, with protein MKMTIELLHQQLLQKKTSPIKIVRDAIAKAKKYEHYNGVVKLLEEEAMVIAKHLESMPIPEDNYLFAIPYAVKDNLATKNIVTSGGTKILENFVPTFDSKVVKDINDYQAVNIAKTTLDELGMGGTGLDSFTGFVYNPWNKNHITGGSSSGSAALVALGVVPFALASDTGDSIRKPASYTGIVGIKPTYGLISRYGLFPYAPSLDTVGVLANTVRDCAIVMDATVKFDANDLTSQQAKEKNYLQNLSADIKKYRLATIKSVNDGLRPLTGVLWSSVISKLKENGLLIEDIDFPLDLLKALLPVYMVISFAEATSSQSNLTAVNFGKRISNDDDSYQNIMIKSRSVLGKTVKRRYVIGAYALAQANQQELFLQAKKVRRKIVDHFEKIFTNYDGLLLPAAGGDAPTIEKTINHKLELSDVNNLTNDALLLANFSGAPSITIPIGLVNELPFGMTINCLPFADQKALNIAYGIEKIINFENSCHHRKEK; from the coding sequence ATGAAAATGACAATTGAATTGTTGCATCAACAATTATTACAGAAGAAAACATCACCGATTAAAATTGTTCGTGATGCGATTGCTAAGGCAAAAAAATATGAACATTATAATGGTGTTGTTAAATTATTAGAAGAAGAAGCAATGGTGATTGCTAAGCATTTGGAATCAATGCCAATTCCTGAAGATAATTATTTATTTGCTATACCTTATGCGGTTAAAGATAATTTAGCAACTAAGAACATTGTAACTAGTGGAGGAACAAAAATTTTGGAAAATTTTGTGCCGACATTTGATAGTAAAGTAGTTAAAGATATTAATGATTATCAAGCTGTTAATATTGCTAAAACAACGCTTGATGAATTAGGAATGGGTGGTACGGGTTTGGATAGTTTTACGGGTTTTGTTTATAATCCGTGAAATAAAAATCATATTACGGGGGGGAGTTCATCAGGAAGCGCGGCGTTGGTTGCTTTGGGTGTTGTTCCGTTTGCTTTGGCAAGTGATACGGGTGATTCAATTAGAAAACCAGCATCGTATACAGGGATTGTTGGTATTAAACCGACTTATGGGCTTATTTCTCGCTATGGGTTATTTCCCTATGCACCGTCTTTAGATACTGTTGGTGTACTTGCTAATACTGTTCGTGATTGTGCAATTGTTATGGATGCGACAGTTAAGTTTGATGCGAATGATTTGACTAGTCAACAAGCAAAGGAAAAAAATTATTTGCAAAATCTTAGTGCTGATATTAAAAAATATCGTTTGGCAACTATTAAGTCGGTTAATGATGGTTTGCGACCATTAACTGGAGTTTTGTGATCTTCGGTAATTAGTAAATTAAAAGAAAATGGTTTACTTATTGAAGATATTGATTTTCCCCTTGATTTATTAAAGGCATTATTACCAGTTTATATGGTTATTTCGTTTGCGGAAGCTACTAGTTCGCAAAGTAATTTAACAGCAGTTAATTTTGGGAAACGAATTAGTAATGATGATGATTCTTATCAAAATATTATGATTAAAAGTCGTAGTGTATTGGGAAAGACAGTTAAAAGAAGATATGTTATTGGGGCATATGCTTTGGCACAAGCAAATCAACAGGAATTATTTTTGCAAGCAAAAAAGGTGCGACGAAAAATTGTTGATCATTTTGAAAAAATTTTTACTAATTATGATGGACTATTATTGCCAGCAGCTGGTGGTGATGCTCCGACAATTGAGAAAACTATTAATCATAAATTAGAGTTAAGTGATGTTAATAACTTAACAAATGATGCGTTGTTATTAGCTAATTTTTCGGGTGCACCTTCAATTACAATTCCTATTGGTTTAGTAAATGAATTGCCATTTGGAATGACAATTAATTGTTTACCATTTGCTGATCAAAAGGCGTTAAATATTGCTTATGGAATTGAAAAAATTATTAACTTTGAAAATTCTTGTCATCATCGAAAGGAAAAATAA
- a CDS encoding transposase family protein: MKFKKNNQISDKNFLRLTGIKHTTFNKMLEILKIEELKKRFRRGRTNKLSLENRILMTLEYWREYRTYFHIAKSYDISESSCYRNIKWIEDTLIKHPNFQQLTGQKSLLKDYFKDKTVIIDVTESQIQRPKKDKNSTTQEKRKNTQ; encoded by the coding sequence ATGAAATTTAAAAAAAATAATCAAATAAGTGATAAAAATTTTTTAAGATTAACTGGTATTAAACATACTACTTTTAATAAAATGCTAGAAATTTTAAAAATAGAAGAATTAAAAAAGAGATTTCGTCGCGGAAGAACCAATAAATTATCATTAGAAAATCGTATTTTAATGACTTTAGAATATTGAAGAGAATATAGAACTTATTTTCATATTGCAAAAAGTTATGATATTAGTGAAAGTAGTTGTTATAGAAATATCAAATGAATTGAAGACACTTTAATAAAACACCCTAATTTTCAACAACTTACTGGTCAAAAATCACTATTAAAAGATTATTTCAAAGATAAGACTGTTATAATTGATGTAACTGAAAGCCAAATCCAACGCCCAAAAAAAGACAAAAACAGCACTACTCAGGAAAAAAGAAAAAACACACAATAA
- a CDS encoding IS256 family transposase yields MKKEPDAIDKVVDYFLENIDNPQDLFKGNTIFQEFTKKLTERMLNTEIKDYLETDENHNKRNGNTQKTIITKNGSIAIDVPRDRNSTFEPVIIPKRQRRFDNFDQKVISLYARGMTISDIKAQLQEFYHGAEISESLISQITDDVIEEVKMWQTKPLEKIYPIVYFDCIVVKVKQDKRIINKAVYLALGINLDGLKDILGMWISENEGAKFWLNNLTEMKNRGLQDILVACSDNLTGMSDAIEAVFPKTQHQLCIVHQIRNSLKFVPYKDRKLVANDLKSIYTAINEEIALIALDHFSEKWNKKYPQITKSWKNNWNNLIIFLEYPQEFRRIIYTTNAIESVNSQLRKVIKNKKIFPNDASVFKIFYLAFQNMVKKWTMPIQNWGSAISHLMIKFEDRVNLS; encoded by the coding sequence ATAAAAAAAGAACCTGACGCAATTGATAAAGTTGTTGATTATTTTTTAGAAAATATTGATAATCCACAAGATTTATTTAAAGGCAATACTATTTTTCAGGAATTTACCAAAAAATTAACTGAACGAATGTTAAATACGGAAATTAAAGATTATCTTGAAACTGATGAGAATCATAATAAAAGAAATGGCAACACACAAAAAACCATTATTACTAAAAATGGTTCAATCGCAATTGATGTACCAAGAGATCGAAATAGTACTTTTGAACCAGTAATTATTCCGAAAAGACAAAGAAGATTTGATAACTTTGATCAAAAAGTAATTTCTTTATATGCAAGAGGAATGACAATTTCTGATATCAAAGCACAATTGCAAGAATTCTATCACGGAGCAGAAATTTCAGAAAGTTTAATTAGTCAAATAACTGATGATGTTATTGAAGAAGTTAAAATGTGACAAACTAAACCTTTAGAGAAGATTTATCCGATTGTTTATTTTGATTGTATTGTTGTTAAAGTAAAGCAAGATAAACGAATAATAAATAAAGCAGTTTATCTTGCCTTAGGAATTAATTTAGATGGTTTAAAAGATATTTTAGGAATGTGAATTAGTGAGAATGAGGGAGCCAAATTTTGACTTAATAATCTTACGGAAATGAAAAATCGTGGGTTACAAGATATTCTTGTTGCTTGTAGTGATAATTTAACTGGGATGTCTGATGCAATAGAAGCTGTTTTCCCAAAAACACAGCATCAATTATGCATTGTTCATCAAATTCGCAATAGTTTAAAATTTGTTCCTTACAAAGATCGCAAACTTGTAGCTAATGATTTAAAATCAATTTATACAGCAATTAATGAAGAAATAGCGTTAATTGCTTTAGATCATTTTTCTGAAAAATGAAATAAAAAGTATCCACAAATTACTAAATCATGAAAAAATAACTGAAATAATTTAATAATTTTTCTTGAATATCCTCAGGAATTTAGAAGAATTATTTACACAACTAATGCGATTGAATCTGTTAATAGTCAATTAAGAAAAGTCATTAAGAATAAAAAGATTTTTCCTAATGACGCATCAGTTTTTAAAATATTTTATTTAGCATTTCAAAATATGGTTAAGAAATGAACGATGCCAATTCAAAATTGGGGTAGTGCAATTTCACATTTAATGATAAAATTTGAGGACAGAGTGAATTTAAGTTAA
- a CDS encoding PQQ-binding-like beta-propeller repeat protein has product MKKLLSLLSTITIAGSGMSGIVANSPYPTPTQEKIENINNKRQKRSNNENNKINRTKIVIKTNGGVFASGILLNNKIYFGSDDHNVYEYDPATGQQKIVIRTEGEVWSSGVILNNKLYFGSKDHNVYEYDPVTGQQKIVIRTEGEVWFSSGIILNNKLYIGSDDHNVYEYDPTTGQQKIVIRTKANIHSSGVILNNKVYFGSDDYNVYEYDPTTGQQKIVIRTNWWLPSSGVVFNNKLYIGSEDSNIYEYDSVTEQQKIIKIAKGAVFSSGIILNNKIYFGSKDYNVYEYDPTTGQQKIVIRTEGEVWSSGVILNNKLYFGSKDHNVYEYDPATGQQKVVFRTEGEVLSSGVVFNHKLYFGSQDHNVYEYSGYYLNSNLGQINNNSDNVILSELNYLNPDLDISQLEIINKTKNSAILKIKNNLNNNIKIHYSIDNGQNKIINLNELIKKALFFKFRNENPNLKFKEINYIDTNNLNFSDIEITKKENSFLWSNVPKNVCSDREIINKTPNTRSFNVPACEYNSKSKLVFQITTGLTKTKQENKLNGWNINSDDEMKLTDFTNINNRNSEIINVLSNEFDLSNTNKQEQEMILSIFKEPADKFELNPNEKLKITYPVRIITSKVILNLKQKITGNITAKIIDDNNKEQIITLSITEVMQILQKYSLLPNEIIIDKNNDKITFNGEALFSLEREGAVRTNTVTTIV; this is encoded by the coding sequence ATGAAAAAATTACTTAGTTTATTAAGTACAATAACAATAGCAGGAAGCGGAATGTCGGGCATTGTTGCCAATAGTCCGTATCCAACTCCAACACAAGAAAAAATAGAAAATATAAATAATAAAAGACAAAAACGAAGCAATAATGAAAATAATAAAATAAATAGAACAAAAATTGTTATTAAAACAAATGGCGGAGTTTTTGCTAGTGGAATATTATTAAACAATAAAATATATTTTGGTTCAGATGATCATAATGTTTATGAGTATGATCCTGCTACAGGACAACAAAAAATTGTTATTAGAACAGAGGGGGAAGTATGATCTTCTGGTGTAATTTTAAACAATAAATTATATTTTGGTTCAAAAGATCATAATGTTTATGAATATGATCCCGTCACAGGACAACAAAAAATTGTTATTAGAACAGAGGGAGAAGTTTGATTTTCTAGTGGAATTATTTTAAACAATAAATTATATATTGGTTCAGATGATCATAATGTTTATGAGTATGATCCTACTACAGGACAACAAAAAATTGTTATTAGAACAAAAGCTAACATTCATTCTTCTGGTGTAATATTAAATAATAAAGTATATTTTGGTTCAGATGATTATAATGTGTATGAGTATGATCCTACTACAGGACAACAAAAAATTGTTATTAGAACAAATTGATGACTTCCTTCTTCTGGGGTTGTTTTTAACAATAAATTATATATTGGTTCAGAAGACAGTAATATTTATGAATACGATTCTGTTACAGAACAACAAAAAATTATTAAGATAGCAAAGGGTGCGGTTTTTTCTAGTGGAATTATTTTAAATAATAAAATATATTTTGGTTCAAAAGATTATAATGTGTATGAGTATGATCCTACTACAGGACAACAAAAAATTGTTATTAGAACAGAAGGGGAAGTATGATCTTCTGGTGTAATTTTAAACAATAAATTATATTTTGGTTCAAAAGATCATAATGTTTATGAATATGATCCGGCAACAGGACAACAAAAAGTTGTTTTTAGAACAGAAGGAGAAGTTTTGTCTTCTGGGGTTGTTTTTAACCATAAATTATATTTTGGCTCACAAGACCATAATGTTTATGAGTATAGTGGATACTATTTAAATTCAAATTTAGGACAAATTAATAATAATTCTGATAATGTAATTTTAAGTGAATTAAATTATTTAAATCCTGATTTAGATATTTCACAATTAGAAATTATTAACAAGACAAAAAATTCAGCTATATTAAAAATAAAAAATAATTTAAATAATAATATAAAAATACATTATTCAATTGATAATGGGCAAAATAAAATTATTAATTTAAATGAATTGATTAAAAAAGCATTATTTTTTAAATTTCGAAACGAAAATCCTAATTTAAAATTTAAGGAAATAAATTATATTGATACTAATAATTTAAATTTTTCAGATATTGAAATAACAAAAAAAGAAAATTCATTTTTATGATCTAATGTTCCTAAAAATGTATGTTCTGATAGAGAAATTATCAATAAAACTCCAAATACAAGATCATTTAATGTACCTGCTTGTGAATATAATTCGAAATCAAAATTAGTATTTCAAATTACAACAGGATTAACTAAAACAAAACAAGAAAATAAATTAAATGGTTGAAACATAAATTCTGATGATGAAATGAAATTAACAGATTTTACAAATATAAATAATAGAAATTCTGAAATCATTAATGTATTATCAAATGAATTTGATTTATCAAACACAAATAAACAAGAACAAGAAATGATTTTAAGTATTTTTAAGGAACCCGCTGATAAATTTGAACTTAATCCCAATGAAAAATTAAAAATTACTTATCCAGTAAGAATAATTACATCTAAAGTTATATTAAATTTAAAACAAAAAATTACAGGAAATATTACTGCCAAAATAATTGATGATAACAATAAAGAACAAATAATTACATTATCAATTACAGAAGTAATGCAAATTTTACAAAAATATAGTTTATTACCCAATGAAATTATTATAGATAAAAACAATGATAAAATAACATTTAACGGTGAAGCATTATTTTCATTAGAAAGAGAGGGGGCGGTAAGAACAAATACAGTTACTACTATAGTATAA
- the ligA gene encoding NAD-dependent DNA ligase LigA: MNEKLAKKEILRLRKLIEQWNNEYYLENKPSVSDEYYDAKMRNLQQLENDFPQFLSKNSPTQSVSGKVAYGFNKVQHNYPMLSLNNAFTEEDLINFDNQIKSLTGQESIEYLCELKIDGLSVSLQYDNGFLISAATRGDGITGENVTDNVKTIANIPQKIKLVNKLLVRGEVFLAKSDFNDLNELRSKEKMLVFANPRNAAAGSLRQLDTNITASRNLKVFLYYYVNGQENGMKTQEEVLVTLKNLGFPINNEYRLCNSITEVWEYIKEYDIKRKQLDYDTDGIVIKINDLSLYNIIGQTSKSPKWAIAYKYAGMVVTTKLLDIFASIGRTGKITYNAKLEPVNLQGTVVKAATLHNADYIINRDIRIGDVVLIKKAGDIIPEVINPVLKLRKEGNEPWKLIEYCPNCNSKLENAVLEVDQYCININCSQRIVRSLIHYCSRRAMDISGVSEKIIIRLYQLGWLKKVSDLYLLENRKQDIMALDNFGEKSFNNMIKAINRSKMKSLQHLLFGLGIRHIGEKTALQLAKHYENIDNLVKAKSEQLEMIYDIGAVIIESLIDWFSHQENLQLINDLKIYGVNMKYFPIANDNENNPFFHKTVVITGTFAKPRSYYVEELQGLNASITNTVSKNTDYLLVGSNAGSKLESAKKFNIKILTVAEYEQLKEGV, encoded by the coding sequence ATGAATGAAAAATTAGCAAAAAAGGAAATTTTGCGGTTAAGAAAATTAATTGAGCAGTGAAATAATGAGTATTATTTAGAAAATAAACCATCAGTTAGTGATGAATACTATGATGCGAAGATGAGAAATTTACAACAATTAGAAAATGATTTTCCGCAGTTTTTAAGCAAAAATTCACCAACACAATCTGTTAGTGGCAAAGTAGCTTATGGTTTTAATAAGGTTCAGCATAATTATCCAATGTTAAGTTTAAATAATGCTTTTACGGAAGAGGATTTAATTAATTTTGATAATCAGATAAAATCTTTAACTGGTCAAGAAAGTATTGAATATCTTTGTGAATTAAAAATTGATGGGTTGTCGGTTTCGTTACAGTATGATAATGGTTTTTTAATATCAGCAGCCACTAGAGGTGATGGTATTACTGGTGAAAATGTTACTGATAATGTTAAAACAATTGCTAATATCCCGCAAAAGATTAAATTAGTAAATAAATTGTTAGTGCGTGGTGAAGTATTTTTAGCTAAAAGTGATTTTAATGATTTAAATGAATTGCGTTCTAAAGAAAAAATGCTAGTATTTGCTAATCCGCGTAATGCTGCTGCTGGTAGTTTACGCCAATTAGATACAAACATTACAGCAAGTCGTAATTTAAAAGTTTTTTTATACTATTATGTTAATGGTCAAGAAAATGGGATGAAAACCCAAGAGGAAGTTTTAGTGACATTAAAAAATTTAGGGTTTCCAATTAATAATGAATATCGTTTATGCAATAGTATTACTGAAGTATGAGAATATATAAAAGAATATGACATTAAAAGAAAACAATTAGATTATGATACTGATGGCATTGTAATTAAAATTAATGATTTATCATTATATAATATTATTGGACAAACAAGTAAAAGTCCTAAATGAGCAATAGCATACAAATATGCGGGTATGGTGGTAACGACTAAATTACTAGATATCTTTGCATCAATTGGAAGAACGGGTAAAATAACATATAATGCTAAACTAGAACCAGTAAATTTACAAGGAACAGTTGTTAAGGCAGCAACATTGCATAATGCTGATTATATTATTAATCGTGATATTCGGATTGGTGATGTTGTATTAATTAAAAAAGCTGGTGATATTATTCCTGAAGTTATTAATCCCGTTTTAAAGTTAAGAAAAGAAGGAAATGAACCTTGAAAATTAATTGAATATTGTCCAAATTGTAATAGTAAATTAGAAAATGCTGTTTTAGAAGTTGATCAGTATTGTATTAATATTAATTGTTCGCAAAGAATTGTTCGCTCATTAATACATTATTGTTCAAGAAGAGCAATGGATATTAGTGGTGTTAGTGAGAAAATAATTATTCGGTTGTATCAATTAGGTTGATTAAAAAAAGTTAGTGATTTATATTTATTAGAAAATCGGAAACAAGATATTATGGCTTTAGATAATTTTGGTGAAAAATCATTTAATAATATGATTAAGGCAATTAATCGTTCAAAGATGAAGTCATTGCAACATTTGTTATTTGGTTTAGGAATTCGTCATATTGGTGAGAAAACGGCTTTACAGTTAGCAAAACATTATGAAAATATTGATAATTTAGTTAAAGCTAAAAGTGAGCAGTTAGAAATGATCTATGATATTGGCGCCGTCATTATTGAAAGTCTGATTGATTGATTTTCACATCAAGAAAATTTACAATTAATTAATGATTTAAAAATTTATGGTGTTAATATGAAATATTTTCCAATAGCAAATGATAATGAAAATAATCCTTTTTTTCATAAAACAGTTGTGATTACGGGAACATTCGCAAAACCAAGAAGTTATTATGTTGAAGAATTACAAGGATTAAATGCTAGTATTACTAATACAGTTAGTAAAAATACTGATTATTTATTAGTTGGTAGTAATGCTGGCAGTAAATTAGAAAGTGCTAAAAAATTTAATATTAAAATTTTAACAGTAGCAGAGTATGAACAATTAAAAGAAGGAGTGTAA